The stretch of DNA CTGACCGAGCCGCCGGACTGGTGCAGCCAGGTGAGGTTCAGGTTGAACTTGTTGCGCGGCAACTGCACGTTGCGGCTCCAGAGATCGGCGCTCTTGTCGTACTTCCAGCTCTCGGTGTAGGTGTAGTTGAACGAGCCCTGCCACTGGGGCAGAGGATGCACCTTGAACTCGAACTCCACCCCGCGGCTGTTCATCTTGTCGAAATTGAGGTACTTGCCCGAGTAGGTGGCCGGGTCCTGCAGCACCCAGACAATGGCGTCTTTGATTTCCGTGTGCCACCAGCTCAGGCCGACCCGGCAGCGGCCCTCGGCCATGTACTTTTCCACGCCCAGCTCGCCGGTGCGGCTGGTTTCGGCCTCCAGGTCGGCGTTGCCGTTGCCGGGGCTGAACAGCTCGTAGACCGAGGGGGCGCGGAACGCCGAACCGTAGTTGCCACGCAGGATGACCCCGAGCCGGCGGATGTCCCAGGCCGCGCCAATCATGCCGGTGCTGCTGGAGCCGCTGCGGTCCTGGCTGTCGTAGCGCAGGCCGGCGTTCACGCTCAGTGCCTCGCCGGCCAGCAGGGTCTGGTTGTTCAGGTAGAGGCTGGTCAGGCTGAGGTGGTCCGAGAGGTAACCGTAGCTGCCGCCCTGACGGTAGCTCTGGTAGAGGTACTCGGTGCCGGCGGTCAGGATGTCGGAGGCCTTTTCACCGCTCAGAGTCAGGGTGTGACGGTAGTCCAGGTCGTAATTGGTCCCGCGGTAGCGGTAGTCAGAGGAGTCATCATAGACCGGCACCTGGGCGCCCTGGTCGAAGTAGTTGGCCCAGTCCAGCGTGAACCCGTCGCGCGGGGCGCTCATATAGCCCAGCAGGCCGTCGTTGGGGTCCTGGGTGTGACGGCTGCGGCCGGAGAGGCCGAAACTGAGCTCGTGTTTCCAGTTATCGCGCAGGGCGTGGCTCACTTTTTCGCCCAGGCTGAAATAGTCGACATTGATTTTCTGGTGCGGGTCGGGGGTCTGCGCCGACCAGAAAGTTCCGCCGTAGTCGCTGTCGTAGTTCTCTTTGAAATTTGCGAAATTCTGGCGCGCGCGGGTGAAAGAGGCCGCGCTTTCCCAGCGCAGCCGGGCAGCGTCGCCATAGCCCAGCTTGATCCCGGTGGAATAGTTGCGGTAGAACTCCTTGTCGATCACCCCGTCCGTGGCGGTCACGCCCTGGTCCAGGCGCCAGTCGAAGCCACGGTTTTCACCGGAGTAGTTGGCATCGATACGGTGGCTGTTCAGCGAGCCGCCCTGGTAGGACAGGCCGACCGACGGCTTGCCCTGGCCGCGGCGCGTGATGATGTTGATCACGCCGCTGGCGGCGTTGGAGCCGTAGAGCGGGCTCTGGGGGCCGCGCACCACCTCGATCCGCTCGATGTCTGCGGTGGGGATGTGGCTGAAAATGCTGCCCGCTCCGCCGTTGGCGTCCGCCGGGTCGTTCACCCGCACCCCGTCGATCATCACCACCATGAACCGTCCGGGCAGCCCGCGCATCTGGGGGGCGCTGATCCCGCCGGGGCCGCCGGCCTGGGTGATATCGAAGCTGAGGACCGAGCGCAGGGCCTCGTCGGTATCCTGCCAGCCGCGGGTCACTATTTCCTGGTGCGTGATGACCGTGGTGTTGGTGCTGGCCTGGCGCAACTCGGTCGGGTGCTTGGCCGCGGTGACAATAAGGGTGCCGAGGTCTGAGTTTTCCTGGGCGCTGACTGGGGAAGCAAGGCAGAGGATAACGGCAAGCAAAGCTAATGGGGAAAAAATCAGAAAACGCATGCTCTTCGCCTTTTGGTCGTGAAAAGGTTGAGTGGTCTCGCCTGGGCCCAAGGTTTTCCGGCTGCGGGAGCGGCGTGTTCGACGGGCCTTCCCATCCTGAGACAGCGGACAGTGGCCGGCCGGCCTTTGAATGCTCCCCACGGCTGCACGTCAGCGCGGGCCTGGTTACCCGACTTCCCTTGCAAGCGCAGGCGTCAAGCGGACTGTTCGGATCGGGTGTGCTTCGCTGCGGCCTCCTTTCGAAAAGGGTGAATGTATTTAACCCAAAGAAAGTTAACTTTCGGGCGGGTTTTTGTCAACGCGCGGCGGGCCGTGAGATCGGGTTGAGGCGTGGCGGACAGGGTTACGGCAGGGGAATGCTCAGCCGACCTCGAAGCCGACCTTGCGGGCCAGGTCGCGGATAAACGCGGCGGCGCGGGCGAACTCGGCCGGGGTCTTGAGGTGCTCGATCATCAGAGGCACATCGGGCAGCTTTTTCAGCTCGGCCAGGTAGGCGGGCCAGTCCAGGCCGCCCTCGCCTGGAACGACCTCGTCCAGGTGCGTGGTGAGGCTCGTGCGGAGCTGGATGTCCTTGGCGTGGCAGCTCTTGATCCAGGGGCCGAGCTTGTCGAAGCAGTCGCGGATCAGGTCGGCGTTGCCGAAATAGCGCTGCGGGCTGCAGACCAGATTGACCGGGTCGAGGTGGGCGGCGAACGCCTTGCGGTCGACCGCCTGGATCAGTTCGAGGTAGGAGTCCGGGGAATCGGGGTACATCCAGGGCATGGTTTCGAGAGTGAAAAAGGTGCGCGAGGGGTGCACGGCGTCGATGATCGAGCGGCAGGTCTCGACTATCATCTCGAACGTAATGCGGGTCAGGTTAGCCGGGTCGGGCCCGTCCCAGACCGCACCGCGCGAACCGCTGATATTCACGCAGCAGCGGGCGCCGATCCGGTCGGCCAGGTCGAGGCCCAGACGGCAGGTCTCCAGGGCCTTGGCACGCTCGGTGTCATCCGGGCTGAGGGGGTTGCTCCAGGCGCCGACCTCGGAGATCACGATCCCGGCTTTCCGGGCCGCGTCCTCGTAGGTGCGGACAGTCTTGTCATCTGCCGGAGGGGACAGGGGGCAGAACGCCGCTCGGTAGCCCAGAGCGTGCAGGGCGCCGATCCAGCTTTCCGGGCTGGAGGGTTTCCCGGGAAGCGGTCCGCCCAAAAGCAGGTCCGGGGGGATCTGGGCGGAGAGCGGCAACGGGGCTCCCACCACAGTCGAAGCCGCTCCCAGAACGGCGGCCTGGATGAACGTGCGACGAGAGACAGGCCCGGCCGGCATCTTGGGTCCTATTCCTCCTGGATGAACGTGAAACCGTAGTCCAGCCCATCCTCCGCGTTCCGTCCGCACCAGATGAGCTGGGCGTTCCTACTGATACGCTTCTCGCCGATCTTGAAACGCACGTGTACGTTGATCGCCTTGGGCACGGCAAATCGCACCCCGCCGTCGGACACATCCACCAGACGGGCCCTGAAAACGCTGGATTCCAGGTAGATTTCAGCCTCGGTGGTGAAAGGCTCACGATCCTCGTGGCGGCGGTTGGCCAAGGTTGTGGTCCGTATCATCGCATTCCTCCCGCTTCTCTTCCTTACGGCTGGTCCCAGCCTGCTTGTCCGCCGCGGAGAGCAGGTCGCCGGAGCCGTAAAAATGGAAATTCCCGCAAAACTCACGGTCTGGAAGATATTAGATCATATAAACAGAAAATAATCAAGTGTTTGTTACGTTTTTTTTACACGCAGCTTGAAAGAGGGACTCAAATTCAGTTGAAAAGGGATGGTATAGATATCGAATTGTATATATCG from bacterium encodes:
- a CDS encoding PilZ domain-containing protein, whose translation is MIRTTTLANRRHEDREPFTTEAEIYLESSVFRARLVDVSDGGVRFAVPKAINVHVRFKIGEKRISRNAQLIWCGRNAEDGLDYGFTFIQEE
- a CDS encoding sugar phosphate isomerase/epimerase: MLLGGPLPGKPSSPESWIGALHALGYRAAFCPLSPPADDKTVRTYEDAARKAGIVISEVGAWSNPLSPDDTERAKALETCRLGLDLADRIGARCCVNISGSRGAVWDGPDPANLTRITFEMIVETCRSIIDAVHPSRTFFTLETMPWMYPDSPDSYLELIQAVDRKAFAAHLDPVNLVCSPQRYFGNADLIRDCFDKLGPWIKSCHAKDIQLRTSLTTHLDEVVPGEGGLDWPAYLAELKKLPDVPLMIEHLKTPAEFARAAAFIRDLARKVGFEVG
- a CDS encoding TonB-dependent receptor, which produces MRFLIFSPLALLAVILCLASPVSAQENSDLGTLIVTAAKHPTELRQASTNTTVITHQEIVTRGWQDTDEALRSVLSFDITQAGGPGGISAPQMRGLPGRFMVVMIDGVRVNDPADANGGAGSIFSHIPTADIERIEVVRGPQSPLYGSNAASGVINIITRRGQGKPSVGLSYQGGSLNSHRIDANYSGENRGFDWRLDQGVTATDGVIDKEFYRNYSTGIKLGYGDAARLRWESAASFTRARQNFANFKENYDSDYGGTFWSAQTPDPHQKINVDYFSLGEKVSHALRDNWKHELSFGLSGRSRHTQDPNDGLLGYMSAPRDGFTLDWANYFDQGAQVPVYDDSSDYRYRGTNYDLDYRHTLTLSGEKASDILTAGTEYLYQSYRQGGSYGYLSDHLSLTSLYLNNQTLLAGEALSVNAGLRYDSQDRSGSSSTGMIGAAWDIRRLGVILRGNYGSAFRAPSVYELFSPGNGNADLEAETSRTGELGVEKYMAEGRCRVGLSWWHTEIKDAIVWVLQDPATYSGKYLNFDKMNSRGVEFEFKVHPLPQWQGSFNYTYTESWKYDKSADLWSRNVQLPRNKFNLNLTWLHQSGGSVSLDGYWVDGSRLRWNGLEKADSYFKLDLTGRCPLGRGFTGSLALRNVLDEDYFESLGYREAGFQAYAGLEFRR